Sequence from the Pseudomonadota bacterium genome:
CCCTCAGGCGCTGATCTTGGCGAATCGTGGGAAGCGCGAGGTACGCCGCCAAGCTCTCGTTGACGAAGAGCCCGATGTTGTTCTCTTCCAGGTCCTCTGAAAGCGCTAGCGTTAGCCCGCGCAACAGCCGGTAAGTAAACGTGAGTGTCACGCCATTCTTGTCGAAGCCGAAATCCCGCTCGTTATCCCGCAGGTGCACGAAATCGACCGTCGTACGGACCCCCGGCAAGCCCCTGATACGGGGAATCGTGATACCCAGCGTCGCGCGTCGCTCCAGGCGCTCCGCGAGCGTCAGATCATCGAAGCGTTGCTCCAGCGTATCCTGCTGAAAAAAGAACTGGTAGGCGAACTGGACCCGCAGCGACAGGCCCACCGCCTGTCCGAGCAGGTTGCGGTAGCCGTACTCGAACCCCGAGCGAGCACCCTGACCCGTGCTCGCGCCCGCAGAAAAATCGAGGAACTGACTGCGGCGTTCAGTGACCCGGACGACCAGCGTCTTGTCGCGCTCCGCGGTTTCCGGATCTTCGGGCTGAATGGTGACGCCGCTGAAAACCCCCAACTCGGCCATGCGCTCTTCGCTTGCTCGCGCGCGCGAGGGTCGATACAGCTCGCCCTCGCGTAGCTCGAGCATGTCCAGCACGAGCGCACGACTGGTTCGGACCAAACCCACGACGTCGACACGCTTGATGCGCACCGGGAAACCTTCCTCGATCTGCATCACCACTTCGGCGCGTGTCCGATCTCCCGAGAATCGTGGCGATGCATTCACCGCCGCATACAGGTAGCCCTGTTCCCGATAGGCCTGCAATATGCGCAAGCGAGCCTCCTCGAGCTTCAGGTAGCTGAACGGAGCGCCCCGGGTGAGCTCGCTGGCCGCCAGCAGCTCACGAGAGCTGATCACGCGATTGCCGCTCAGGGTCAGCTTGAACACCCGCGCTCGCGGACCCTCTACAACGGGAATCGCCAGGGCGGCGCGCTGAGCGTCAAGCCGGGCGATGCCGGGCGGCCCGATTCGAGCCCACAGGTAACCGTCCGCCTGGTACAGCTCGAGCAGGTGCTCGATGGCCTCGCGCACGCTCGGTTCGTAGTAGGTGCCCGCCGGACGCAGAACGAGCGGTGCCATCACCTCGCGCGGGGGTCTGCGGCCCGTCTCGAAGCCGAGCGCGTCCACGACCTCGGAGTCCACCGGGTGAAGCAGCCCAGGCCCTGGAAGCTCTTCTTCTAGATAACTCAGGATCTGATCGCGCAAAAACTGCCGGGAAAATCGCCGCGCACCTGGAAAGCGAATCGCCACGATCTCGACTTGCGGGCCCGCGTCGACGTTGAGCAGCAAGGTTGCGGTTTGTTCGGCCGGCTCGTCCTCTTCGATCGCATGTAGCCGGCGAGTGATGCGCACGGCTGCGTCTGCAAAGCCGTGCCTGCGGTAGAGCTCGGTCACCCTTTCGACCATGCCCGACACTGCGGCGGCGGTCAGGCGCTCCTTTTGTAGAGCGAGGGCCGCGCGAACCTGACTGCGCCTCAGCGGCTTCACACCGGCAAACTCGATCTCGTAGCGAGGTCCCACCGCAACCTCCAAGCGCATGTCGGCAGCTCCGGCTGTCACGTCGATTTCCGGATCGGAAAGCACGGCCTCGAGGAACCCCCGTGCTCGCAGCTCGCCTTGGCCGCTTCTCAGCCCTTGTCGGAGCCGCCCGAGGTCGAGCACATCGCCAGGGCTGAGCCCCACCAGGCGCTTGGTTGACAGACCTGTGGGAAGAGGATCCCCCTGCACGACGATGGTGCGAACGCGAGTCGGTTCGGCCTCGTAGATGTGCACGAGCAGCACCTTTTGTGCGGGCTCGTCCGTTTCCCGTAGCTCGAGCTCCACCTGGGCGTTGAGGTAGCCGATGTCTCTGTAGGCGCGTTGGAGCAGACCCCGAAGCTCCGGCAGCGATTCTCGGGTAGTCTGGCTGCCCTCGCTAACCTGCATGGCTCGTGTGAGGGTCCGCTCGTCGGCGACGCGATTGCCGATGAATCGAATCCGCCGCAGCATGGTTCGTGGCCTCAGATAGACCACCAGCCGGGCACCCGCCTGCAGAGCGAAGGCATCGATCTGAACATCCGACCAACGTCCGGAGGCCCACAAGCGCCTGATCGCCGCGCGGATCAAGCTCCGTGTCAACGGATCACCTGCAGCGATGCCCACATCGGTGGGCTTCACCATGAGGGCGCCCTCTCCCGCGAGCTGCAGCTGCACGATCGGTCGCTGCAGGAGGTCGGGCGTTATCTCCGCCTGTACCGAGGCGCCCCAGAACAACACAAGGCACGCTAGCAGTCGGGCTAATGTCGGTGGCACGCCTAGAGCCGAGGACATCCAGTCACTCGAATTCCAGTCGCCACCTCAAGTCGACGCCCACGTTGCCGAACGAGCTCGTGCCTTCGGTGTTCTGGTTGTTGTAGACTGCTTCCACGCTGGTACGCTTGTTCAGCTGCCACTGCACGCTGGTGCGGAAGTCACGCGCTTCGGACAAACCGGTAGCCGCGTTGAGTCGAACGCGATCGGCGATTCGCTTGCCCACGAATAGTTGGGGCTCGGTACGATTGGTGCGCATCGAATAGGCGCTGCCAATTCGAAAATCGTCGACGGGGACGGCCTTGCGCACCTCCCGATCCACACCCGTCACAGTGGCCAGGGCCTCGAGCGCCGCCGTGCCCTGAAGGGAGCCGGCCTGAAGCTGATTGAGCTCCGCGCGCGTCATCCCCATCGTCAGCAGCATGACGATGTCTTCTTCGGACAGGTAGGGATCGGACGACATCGAAAGCTCGAACGAATCGATGTTGCCCTTTGCGTGCATCGAAATGTGCCAGTCCGGCCTGGAAAGATCGACCGAGCGACGCACGTCGGTGACGGCTTGAACCTCGAAATGCGGGGCGACACTGGTCTTG
This genomic interval carries:
- a CDS encoding BamA/TamA family outer membrane protein; this encodes MSSALGVPPTLARLLACLVLFWGASVQAEITPDLLQRPIVQLQLAGEGALMVKPTDVGIAAGDPLTRSLIRAAIRRLWASGRWSDVQIDAFALQAGARLVVYLRPRTMLRRIRFIGNRVADERTLTRAMQVSEGSQTTRESLPELRGLLQRAYRDIGYLNAQVELELRETDEPAQKVLLVHIYEAEPTRVRTIVVQGDPLPTGLSTKRLVGLSPGDVLDLGRLRQGLRSGQGELRARGFLEAVLSDPEIDVTAGAADMRLEVAVGPRYEIEFAGVKPLRRSQVRAALALQKERLTAAAVSGMVERVTELYRRHGFADAAVRITRRLHAIEEDEPAEQTATLLLNVDAGPQVEIVAIRFPGARRFSRQFLRDQILSYLEEELPGPGLLHPVDSEVVDALGFETGRRPPREVMAPLVLRPAGTYYEPSVREAIEHLLELYQADGYLWARIGPPGIARLDAQRAALAIPVVEGPRARVFKLTLSGNRVISSRELLAASELTRGAPFSYLKLEEARLRILQAYREQGYLYAAVNASPRFSGDRTRAEVVMQIEEGFPVRIKRVDVVGLVRTSRALVLDMLELREGELYRPSRARASEERMAELGVFSGVTIQPEDPETAERDKTLVVRVTERRSQFLDFSAGASTGQGARSGFEYGYRNLLGQAVGLSLRVQFAYQFFFQQDTLEQRFDDLTLAERLERRATLGITIPRIRGLPGVRTTVDFVHLRDNERDFGFDKNGVTLTFTYRLLRGLTLALSEDLEENNIGLFVNESLAAYLALPTIRQDQRLRELLRVPDGRSTLLGTRLTLTYDRRDSAFVPTKGLYVSLASEWARTLRAERMSEGLLDTGGAAGSQFVSHFMKMALTTSSYAPLGQDIVLASQLRLGGILHLKAGSETYPNRAFFLGGVDTMRGFFQDALVPQDTADGILDNPMAGVDANAVVRSGDAFVLFRSELRFPIIGRLQAGVFTDIGNLWSDPDRILHRFKLRYTAGLGLRLATPVGPLALDWGMVVNRRPQFDGPAAGVVHFSIGVF